In Papaver somniferum cultivar HN1 chromosome 1, ASM357369v1, whole genome shotgun sequence, a genomic segment contains:
- the LOC113283584 gene encoding RNA-binding protein 39-like yields the protein MDFDDIEYLEKGVEDPENSKSENQSSGGRKEGEKSYRSSRRRTEDDENGADEDDERVTDSKRSSKRSRGENGSEKRGEVEDRDRERERSSRSERRSGGDKDRHRSSRDLEKETERDRGDRGERRERDGGRGDRGGREREREREREKGSSRDKEREKEKEREKERSKRSSSHSGRHRSDTEKDVEKEAVKEVVRGKSRDREIREAREKEREQRDNETREREREMSRRFKDKKENMEPEADPERDQRTVFAYQMPLKATERDVYEFFSKAGKVRDVRLIMDRNSRRSKGVGYIEFYDSMSVPMAIALSGHQLFGQPVMVKPSEAEKNLVQSTATPGGSAALAGPYGAVARKLYIGNLHFNMTEEQLRQVFEPFGPVELVQLPLDLETGQCKGFGFVQFAQLEHAKAAQSLNGKLEIAGRVIKVSAVTDHVGVQNAGANAADFDDDDGGGLSLNAQSRAMLMQKLDRTGVATSIVGSLGVPMVNGQGPVQPIVGLPLNLQAGIVPALAVPTPSEPIGNPSECLLLKNMFDPASETEPDFDLDIRDEVQEECSQFGPVKHCYVDKHSAGHVYLRFETVAAAASCQRAMHARWFARRLIAAIFMQPHEYEAKFSSSG from the exons ATGGATTTTGATGATATTGAGTATTTAGAGAAAGGAGTAGAAGATCCAGAGAATTCAAAATCTGAAAATCAATCATCAGGCGGAAGAAAAGAAGGCGAGAAGAGTTAtagaagtagtagaagaagaaccgaagatgatgaaaatggcgctgatgaagatgatgagaggGTAACGGATAGTAAGAGAAGTAGTAAGAGGTCTAGAGGAGAAAATGGTAGTGAAAAGAGAGGAGAGGTTGAAGATAGAgatagagaaagagaaagatcttCTAGATCTGAAAGACGAAGCGGTGGTGATAAAGATAGGCATAGAAGTAGCAGAGATTTAGAGAAGGAGACTGAAAGAGATAGAGGTGATAGAGGAGAAAGACGTGAAAGAGATGGTGGAAGGGGGGATAGAGGTGGAAGGGAGAGGGAGagggagagggagagagagaaggGAAGTAGCAGAGATAAGGAGagggagaaggagaaagagagggAAAAGGAAAGATCTAAAAGAAGCAGCAGTCATTCGGGGAGACATCGTAGTGACACTGAGAAAGATGTTGAGAAAGAAGCTGTGAAAGAAGTTGTTAGGGGGAAGAGTAGAGATAGAGAGATTAGAGAAGCTAGAGAAAAAGAACGAGAACAGCGTGATAATGAAACAagggagagggagagagagatgaGCAG GAGATTTAAGGATAAGAAAGAAAATATGGAGCCTGAAGCTGACCCAGAGAGGGATCAGAGAACAGTTTTTGCTTATCAG ATGCCTTTAAAGGCGACCGAGAGAGATGTTTACGAGTTTTTCTCTAAAGCGGGGAAG GTGAGGGATGTAAGATTGATCATGGACCGAAATTCTAGGCGATCAAAAGGGGTTGG GTATATTGAGTTTTATGATTCAATGTCTGTGCCAATGGCAATTGCACTTTCTGGTCACCAGCTCTTTGGTCAACCTGTAATGGTTAAACCTTCAGAAGCTGAAAAGAACCTTGTGCAATCTACTGCTACTCCGGGAGGATCAGCAGCTCTTGCTGGGCCTTATGGGGCTGTTGCTAGGAAACTCTACATTGGGAATCTACACTTTAACATGACTGAAGAACAACTTCGTCAG GTTTTCGAGCCTTTTGGTCCAGTGGAGCTTGTGCAGCTACCTCTTGATCTTGAGACAGGCCAGTGCAAAGGATTTGGTTTTGTGCAA TTTGCTCAGCTTGAACATGCTAAAGCAGCTCAAAGTCTCAACGGAAAATTGGAGATCGCCGGGAGGGTTATCAAG GTTTCTGCTGTTACAGATCATGTGGGAGTCCAGAATGCTGGAGCTAATGCAGCTGACttcgatgatgatgatggtggtggctTG TCATTAAATGCCCAATCCAGGGCAATGCTGATGCAGAAGTTGGATCGTACTGGTGTTGCTACTAG TATCGTCGGGTCTCTTGGAGTACCTATGGTTAATGGGCAAGGACCAGTTCAGCCAATTGTAGGCCTTCCTTTAAATCTGCAAGCTGGTATTGTTCCTGCACTAGCTGTCCCTACTCCCAGTGAACCCATTGGTAATCCTTCCGAATGTCTGTTGTTGAAGAATATGTTCGATCCCGCCTCTGAG ACTGAACCAGATTTTGATCTAGACATCAGGGATGAAGTCCAAGAAGAATGTTCTCAGTTTGGCCCGGTGAAGCATTGCTATGTGGATAA GCACAGTGCTGGTCATGTCTATTTGAGGTTTGAAACGGTAGCAGCCGCTGCTAGTTGTCAACGCGCAATGCATGCACGTTGGTTTGCTCGCAGATTGATTGCAGCCATTTTCATG CAACCCCATGAGTACGAAGCTAAGTTCAGCAGCAGTGGTTGA